One genomic segment of Homalodisca vitripennis isolate AUS2020 unplaced genomic scaffold, UT_GWSS_2.1 ScUCBcl_5286;HRSCAF=11945, whole genome shotgun sequence includes these proteins:
- the LOC124373305 gene encoding laminin subunit alpha-3-like, with amino-acid sequence MEGNQPHTGTLSHAAQHFAYAQCSTNISGGLKNDPTSKVSREMLLVTLQNLQHILIRASDSVDFTRAILQDVTLDKAVLTPAGSLPRAHGIEQCECPPQYNATSCQGLRQRILPLTTTSHGPTSSDQRYRRVQAVPVQQPFGHLRH; translated from the exons ATGGAGGGCAACCAACCTCATACTGGAACATTATCCCATGCAGCTCAGCACTTCGCCTACGCACAGT GTTCTACGAACATTTCTGGAGGATTGAAAAATGACCCGACAAGTAAAGTCAGTAGAGAAATGTTGTTGGTGACACTTCAAAACCTGCAGCACATCCTGATCAGGGCTTCAGACTCAGTGGATTTCACCAGAGCTAT ATTACAAGATGTGACGCTGGACAAGGCAGTGTTGACTCCTGCCGGCAGTCTGCCAAGAGCCCATGGGATAGAGCAGTGTGAGTGCCCACCGCAGTACAATGCCACATCCTGCCAAGGACTCCGCCAGAGGATTCTACCGTTAACAACAACAAGTCATGGACCAACATCATCGGACCAACGTTATCGGAGAGTCCAAGCCGTGCCAGTGCAACAACCGTTCGGACATCTGCGACATTGA